Proteins encoded in a region of the Zea mays cultivar B73 chromosome 2, Zm-B73-REFERENCE-NAM-5.0, whole genome shotgun sequence genome:
- the LOC100194135 gene encoding uncharacterized protein LOC100194135 produces MARLVSSGIIGKGHNIFDDGGFGEVHADPIKVERPHKRPPQKQNAENGTTTKVDEPKELPKHVCFKGDNGLYLSARMVEGYPYLQFASDDIGDPSVRFTTYNYMIDGKRVIRVKSDHFGKFWRRSPNWIWCDTDDTSTDNRDTLFEVVRVGDDADAVYGLRNLGNNHICHRLTYEGKESCLNASIPSVRKEAQLKIEEAVLLRKIYGVDYHLKDAKILNNKVRTLVTREAVNAGSMPSKNTLTLKYVVSNGKIWDASRSLRLGIKSSFQAGVPEVVTGSITLESEFDTSYIWGENTVNTEEFSTDYEVIVPPHTVITVRILATQGTCQVPFSYTQEDILTTGEKKVTKYDDGIFRGVNSFGFKSEVTERKINGE; encoded by the exons ATGGCCCGCTTGGTCTCTTCCGGAATCATTGGTAAGGGGCACAACATCTTTGACGATGGCGGATTCGGTGAAGTCCATGCTGACCCAATTAAAGTCG AGCGTCCGCACAAGCGTCCGCCGCAGAAGCAGAATGCGGAGAATGGAACgacgacgaaggttgatgagccaAAGGAATTGCCTAAGCACGTGTGCTTCAAGGGAGACAACGGGCTGTACCTGAGCGCTCGGATGGTGGAAGGCTACCCCTACCTGCAGTTTGCGTCGGACGACATAGGCGATCCAAGTGTGAGGTTCACCACGTACAACTACATGATCGACGGCAAGCGGGTGATCCGCGTCAAGTCGGACCACTTCGGCAAGTTCTGGCGGCGCAGCCCGAACTGGATCTGGTGCGACACCGACGACACCAGCACGGACAACCGTGACACCCTGTTCGAGGTCGTCAGGGTCGGCGACGACGCGGACGCCGTGTACGGGCTCCGGAACCTCGGCAACAACCACATCTGCCACCGGCTGACCTACGAGGGCAAGGAGAGCTGCCTGAACGCCAGCATACCCAGCGTCAGGAAGGAGGCGCAGCTGAAGATCGAGGAGGCCGTCCTGCTGCGGAAGATCTACGGCGTGGACTACCACCTCAAGGACGCCAAGATCCTGAACAACAAGGTGAGGACCCTGGTGACTCGAGAGGCGGTGAACGCCGGCAGCATGCCCAGCAAGAACACGCTGACCCTCAAGTACGTGGTCAGCAACGGCAAGATCTGGGACGCCAGCAGGTCCTTGAGGCTGGGCATCAAAAGCAGCTTCCAAGCCGGAGTCCCCGAGGTCGTGACCGGATCGATTACGCTGGAGAGCGAGTTCGACACCAGCTACATCTGGGGCGAGAACACCGTCAACACGGAGGAGTTCTCCACCGACTACGAGGTCATCGTGCCTCCGCACACCGTCATCACGGTGCGCATCCTGGCCACGCAGGGCACTTGCCAGGTCCCCTTCTCCTACACGCAGGAGGATATTTTGACTACCGGGGAGAAGAAGGTCACCAAGTATGACGATGGCATCTTCCGTGGAGTCAACAGCTTTGGTTTCAAGTCCGAGGTCACCGAGAGGAAGATCAACGGCGAATGA